The Agromyces hippuratus genome has a window encoding:
- a CDS encoding phosphoribosylaminoimidazolesuccinocarboxamide synthase, translating to MSDTQEHAGWTHVYSGKVRDLYVPTKLLIDDDSWTGDPLTFSPIVLVVATDRVSAYDQVLSPAIPGKGAMLTSLTRWWFDQLPQVPNHLAHPLDDRLESLGLPEVPAELAERGTLCRTLDMFPVECVVRGYLTGSGFKEYQATGTIGGLPLPAGLSNGDRLPEPIYTPAWKAPLGEHDVNVSYERTVELVGEVVAAQLRELSLEIFTLASEIAEARGVILADTKFEFGADRATGIVTLADEVLTSDSSRYWDAEAYATAATPELRMASFDKQIVRDWLAANWDQDVSEEPPTLPHEIVEQTAAKYRELLVRLTAGAA from the coding sequence ATGAGTGACACGCAGGAGCACGCCGGCTGGACCCACGTCTATTCGGGCAAGGTGCGCGACCTGTACGTGCCGACCAAGCTGCTCATCGACGACGACTCCTGGACCGGCGACCCGCTGACCTTCTCGCCGATCGTGCTCGTGGTCGCGACCGACCGGGTGAGCGCCTACGACCAGGTGCTCTCGCCCGCGATCCCCGGCAAGGGCGCGATGCTCACGAGCCTCACCCGCTGGTGGTTCGACCAGCTGCCGCAGGTGCCGAACCACCTGGCCCACCCGCTCGACGACCGCCTCGAGTCGCTCGGGCTGCCCGAGGTGCCGGCCGAGCTCGCCGAGCGCGGCACCCTCTGCCGCACGCTCGACATGTTCCCCGTGGAATGCGTCGTGCGCGGCTACCTCACCGGTTCGGGCTTCAAGGAGTACCAGGCGACGGGCACCATCGGCGGCCTCCCGCTGCCCGCGGGGCTCTCGAACGGCGACCGCCTGCCCGAACCGATCTACACGCCGGCGTGGAAGGCCCCGCTCGGCGAGCACGACGTCAACGTCTCCTACGAGCGCACCGTCGAACTCGTCGGCGAGGTCGTCGCGGCCCAGCTGCGCGAGCTCTCGCTCGAGATCTTCACGCTCGCCTCCGAGATCGCCGAAGCCCGCGGTGTGATCCTCGCCGACACGAAGTTCGAGTTCGGCGCCGACCGCGCGACCGGCATCGTGACGCTCGCCGACGAGGTGCTGACGAGCGACTCGAGCCGCTACTGGGACGCCGAGGCGTACGCCACGGCAGCCACGCCCGAGCTGCGCATGGCGAGCTTCGACAAGCAGATCGTGCGCGACTGGCTCGCCGCGAACTGGGACCAGGACGTCTCGGAGGAGCCGCCGACCCTCCCC